Proteins co-encoded in one Haloarcula sp. DT43 genomic window:
- a CDS encoding competence/damage-inducible protein A, with protein sequence MEVALLTVGDELLAGDTENTNASWLGRQLTAAGASVARVLTVPDDEAVIADAVARYHDTFDAVIVTGGIGGTPDDVTKAGVARAFGRELVVPDDVRAHLEAKAEQFAADNPEMVDRYDMDLDLDAWASVPEGGQPLLTDESFAAGCVVDGVYVMPGIPEELQAMYETVADDFDGDRTTETLRTPAPEGALVSRVTEARERFGVAVGSYPRKDDTPGRVKVTGEDAAAVTEAAAWLRERIETVDGE encoded by the coding sequence ATGGAGGTCGCACTGCTCACTGTCGGTGACGAACTGCTCGCTGGCGACACGGAGAACACGAACGCGTCGTGGCTGGGCCGTCAACTCACGGCGGCCGGCGCGAGCGTCGCTCGCGTCCTGACCGTGCCTGACGACGAGGCGGTCATCGCCGACGCCGTCGCCCGGTACCACGACACCTTCGACGCGGTCATCGTCACCGGCGGCATCGGCGGGACGCCCGACGACGTCACGAAGGCGGGCGTGGCGCGGGCGTTCGGCCGCGAACTCGTCGTTCCCGACGACGTGCGGGCACACCTCGAAGCGAAGGCCGAGCAGTTCGCGGCCGACAACCCCGAGATGGTGGACCGCTACGACATGGACCTGGACCTCGACGCGTGGGCGTCCGTCCCCGAGGGCGGCCAGCCCCTGCTGACCGACGAGAGCTTCGCCGCCGGCTGTGTCGTCGACGGCGTATACGTCATGCCGGGCATCCCCGAGGAACTGCAGGCGATGTACGAGACCGTCGCCGACGACTTCGACGGCGACCGGACGACGGAGACGCTGCGTACGCCTGCGCCAGAAGGGGCGCTGGTCAGCCGCGTCACCGAGGCCCGCGAGCGGTTCGGCGTCGCCGTCGGGAGCTACCCCCGCAAGGACGACACGCCCGGCCGGGTGAAAGTGACCGGCGAGGACGCGGCCGCCGTCACCGAGGCCGCGGCGTGGCTCCGCGAGCGAATCGAGACGGTCGACGGCGAGTGA
- a CDS encoding DUF7519 family protein translates to MTTRTGLVCGGAALAAGVVTLFTAGISAASTAAALVGVVLLAGGQLVQSGRLVDLASAALFLALLVAGLQGATTTTVLVAGGATVLAWTFAHAAIDLYADLGTAPGTPVELAHVAGTTGLVGGSVVVTTLLFQLDVPALSPLALASVVLGAIALTAALRR, encoded by the coding sequence ATGACGACCCGAACCGGGCTCGTCTGTGGCGGCGCGGCGCTTGCGGCGGGGGTCGTGACGCTGTTTACCGCCGGTATCAGCGCCGCCTCGACGGCCGCCGCCCTCGTCGGCGTGGTGTTGCTCGCCGGCGGGCAGCTGGTGCAGTCCGGCCGGCTGGTGGACCTCGCCAGCGCGGCGCTGTTCCTGGCGCTACTGGTGGCCGGGCTCCAGGGAGCAACGACGACGACGGTGCTGGTCGCCGGCGGCGCGACGGTGCTGGCCTGGACGTTCGCACACGCGGCCATCGACCTCTACGCGGACCTGGGGACAGCGCCCGGGACGCCCGTCGAGTTGGCACACGTCGCGGGGACGACGGGGCTGGTCGGGGGCAGCGTCGTCGTGACGACCCTGCTGTTTCAGCTGGACGTCCCGGCGCTGTCGCCGCTGGCGCTCGCAAGCGTCGTGCTGGGCGCAATCGCACTGACCGCGGCGCTCAGGCGGTAG
- the hemB gene encoding porphobilinogen synthase codes for MDMTQRPRRLRTDGVRPLVRETDLSAADLIAPVFVDATTDERVPIETMPGHERVPVDQAVERVEEVRETGVEAVMLFGIPESKDPKGTRAWADDGVVQEATRRITSQTDAYVITDVCLCEYTDHGHCGVLEADAAEDPRLTVRNDETLDLLRRIATSHAAAGADMVAPSGMIDGMVGAIRAALDADGFDDVPIMSYAAKYESAFYGPFRDAADGAPEFGDRRHYQMDPANAREARREVALDVEQGADVLMVKPALPYLDIVRAVRESYDHPVAAYNVSGEYAMLHAAAEKGWLDLESVAHESLLSIKRAGADLILTYFAEDLADRL; via the coding sequence ATGGACATGACACAGCGCCCGCGCCGACTGCGGACCGACGGCGTTCGCCCGCTGGTGCGCGAGACGGACCTCTCGGCGGCGGACCTCATCGCCCCGGTGTTCGTCGACGCGACGACCGACGAGCGCGTCCCCATCGAGACGATGCCGGGTCACGAGCGCGTCCCCGTCGACCAGGCCGTCGAGCGCGTCGAGGAGGTCCGCGAGACGGGCGTCGAGGCGGTGATGCTGTTCGGCATCCCCGAGTCGAAGGACCCGAAGGGCACCCGCGCCTGGGCCGATGACGGCGTCGTCCAGGAGGCCACGCGCCGCATCACGAGCCAGACGGACGCCTACGTCATCACGGACGTGTGCCTCTGTGAGTACACCGACCACGGTCACTGCGGCGTCCTCGAAGCCGACGCCGCCGAGGACCCTCGGCTGACGGTGCGCAACGACGAGACGCTCGACCTGCTACGGCGGATTGCGACGAGCCACGCGGCCGCCGGGGCCGACATGGTCGCGCCCTCGGGCATGATAGACGGGATGGTGGGCGCGATTCGTGCGGCCCTCGACGCCGACGGCTTCGACGACGTGCCGATTATGAGCTACGCCGCGAAGTACGAGTCGGCGTTCTACGGCCCGTTCCGGGACGCCGCCGACGGCGCACCCGAGTTCGGCGACCGGCGGCACTACCAGATGGACCCCGCGAACGCGCGCGAAGCGCGCCGCGAGGTCGCCCTCGACGTCGAGCAAGGCGCGGACGTGCTGATGGTCAAGCCCGCCCTCCCGTACCTAGACATCGTCCGGGCGGTCCGGGAATCGTACGACCACCCCGTCGCCGCCTACAACGTCTCCGGCGAGTACGCGATGTTGCACGCGGCCGCCGAGAAGGGGTGGCTCGACCTCGAATCGGTCGCCCACGAGTCGCTGCTGTCCATCAAGCGCGCCGGCGCGGACCTGATTCTTACCTACTTCGCCGAGGACCTCGCGGACCGGCTCTGA
- a CDS encoding DUF4129 domain-containing protein, whose translation MQRQSLLVAVVAAIALLSFSVGAASLDAATGSDRAEMTRDDSEIDNPDGQGLGDPPGSIDPPESDGGARALLPSVPAPAVGALAVGLAVGLAVLWRLAGRSRTIDETGGETPGVATADVAEPPSRGPAEIDVPLTNDVYRAWAALEDAVTADGGASTPGEVEADATAAGADPDAVASLRSLFERVRYGRERPDDDLESRAREALERADIAASPDDLDAEGGEP comes from the coding sequence ATGCAGCGACAGTCCCTCCTCGTGGCGGTCGTCGCCGCGATTGCGCTGCTGTCGTTCAGCGTCGGGGCCGCGAGCCTCGACGCCGCAACCGGGTCCGACCGGGCGGAGATGACCCGGGACGACAGCGAAATCGACAACCCCGACGGACAGGGGCTCGGCGACCCGCCGGGTAGCATCGACCCGCCCGAGAGCGACGGCGGCGCTCGCGCGCTGTTGCCGAGCGTCCCCGCTCCGGCAGTCGGCGCGCTCGCGGTCGGCCTCGCCGTCGGGCTGGCCGTCCTCTGGCGGCTGGCCGGCCGGAGCCGGACCATCGACGAGACCGGCGGCGAGACCCCGGGCGTCGCAACCGCCGACGTCGCGGAGCCCCCTTCTCGCGGCCCCGCCGAAATCGACGTGCCCCTGACCAACGACGTGTACCGCGCGTGGGCCGCCCTCGAAGACGCGGTGACGGCGGACGGCGGCGCGTCGACGCCGGGCGAGGTCGAAGCGGACGCGACCGCGGCCGGTGCCGACCCCGACGCCGTCGCGTCGCTACGGTCGCTGTTCGAGCGGGTCCGCTACGGCCGCGAGCGGCCCGACGACGACCTGGAGAGCCGGGCCCGCGAGGCGCTGGAGCGGGCCGACATCGCGGCCAGTCCCGACGACCTCGACGCCGAGGGGGGCGAGCCGTGA
- a CDS encoding methyl-accepting chemotaxis protein codes for MASDHHPSVPDQSTAVTEERAVANAQGALDVVQAASETVGEQLAAIDDRATAQASDAQWIADEVSSLSATIEEIAATATEVSDQSQRATDAANDGREAAADAIDSMDEVRELGQAVAEEVAALQDRVDRIADALAGIDRIADQTNMLALNASIEAARAGDTTDTDGFAVVADEIKGLAEESQQQAEEIDTTLAAVRDATDDTVEQLDAAIDGIDAGAEQVTTAMARLDDVADTVAETADGIASVSAATDEQATTSEAVAQRCETVSDRAAAIEDDLSEIRAARAEQTAMLDEIEGVLAAAEADRQDRLADAPTVPTGIDGLDDLCGGGLVMGGQAVIRYADGAAVDGTVAQLCATAVAADRAVSLTPPPSLDRSTLAAAFAATDRSLDDALADDDLFVLDPFGHWDAGYNVFDLERTSLADANETTAARRDAPLVIVGNIQGEIRMMGEQAAREARYENDDGVFEPRDTVVNVINDDAVPATLAAFYSGAADQELALSRTDGRESLTLAASPRGTVGETRPVSHLSGPPFLRVRDD; via the coding sequence ATGGCTTCGGACCACCACCCGTCCGTTCCGGACCAGTCGACGGCCGTGACAGAGGAGCGGGCCGTCGCGAACGCACAGGGCGCGCTGGATGTCGTGCAGGCGGCCTCGGAGACCGTCGGCGAGCAGCTCGCAGCCATCGACGACCGCGCGACGGCACAGGCGTCCGACGCCCAGTGGATCGCCGACGAGGTCTCGTCGCTCTCGGCCACAATCGAGGAAATCGCCGCGACCGCGACCGAAGTCAGCGACCAGAGCCAGCGGGCGACGGACGCGGCGAACGACGGCCGAGAGGCCGCGGCCGACGCAATCGACTCGATGGACGAGGTCCGCGAGCTGGGCCAGGCAGTCGCCGAGGAGGTGGCCGCTCTCCAGGACCGGGTCGACCGCATCGCGGACGCGCTGGCCGGCATCGACCGCATCGCCGACCAGACGAACATGCTCGCGCTGAACGCCTCCATCGAGGCCGCGCGGGCGGGCGACACCACTGACACGGACGGGTTCGCCGTCGTCGCCGACGAAATCAAGGGCCTCGCCGAGGAGTCCCAGCAGCAGGCCGAGGAAATCGACACGACGCTTGCGGCGGTGCGCGACGCCACGGACGACACCGTCGAACAGCTCGACGCGGCCATCGACGGCATCGACGCCGGGGCCGAGCAGGTCACCACGGCGATGGCGCGCCTCGACGACGTGGCCGACACCGTCGCGGAGACGGCCGACGGCATCGCGTCCGTCTCGGCGGCGACCGACGAGCAGGCGACGACGAGCGAAGCGGTCGCCCAGCGGTGTGAGACCGTCTCGGACCGCGCCGCCGCCATCGAGGACGACCTCTCGGAGATACGCGCCGCCCGCGCCGAACAGACCGCCATGCTCGACGAAATCGAGGGCGTGCTCGCCGCCGCCGAGGCCGACCGGCAGGACCGACTGGCGGACGCGCCGACGGTCCCGACCGGCATCGACGGTCTCGACGACCTCTGTGGCGGCGGACTCGTCATGGGTGGCCAGGCCGTGATTCGGTACGCCGACGGGGCGGCTGTCGACGGTACCGTCGCCCAGCTGTGTGCGACCGCCGTCGCCGCCGACCGGGCGGTCTCGCTGACGCCGCCCCCCTCCCTGGACCGGTCGACGCTGGCCGCCGCGTTCGCGGCCACCGACCGCTCGCTCGATGACGCACTGGCGGACGACGACCTGTTCGTCCTGGACCCGTTCGGGCACTGGGACGCCGGGTACAACGTGTTCGACCTCGAACGGACGTCCCTCGCCGACGCCAACGAGACGACGGCCGCCAGGCGGGACGCCCCGCTGGTCATCGTGGGCAACATCCAGGGGGAGATTCGGATGATGGGCGAACAGGCCGCCAGGGAGGCGAGATACGAGAACGACGACGGCGTCTTCGAACCCCGTGACACCGTGGTCAACGTCATCAACGACGACGCGGTCCCGGCGACACTCGCGGCGTTTTACTCCGGCGCGGCCGACCAGGAACTCGCGCTGTCCCGGACCGACGGCCGCGAGTCCCTGACCCTCGCCGCCTCGCCGCGCGGCACCGTCGGTGAGACACGGCCGGTATCGCACCTGTCGGGGCCGCCCTTCCTCCGCGTCCGAGACGACTGA
- a CDS encoding DUF7269 family protein — MTLRRVPLAVGLAATAVGVGLAVLGAPLLPAGAVSDLPILAAAVFAGGVALLALLVRSLDTEPEVALPDTDSQYVTVPGDDIDDALDAGARREAVRQRVEAVAVTVLERDGLSPEEATSALRSGAWADSGPARELFDGTTISLRARLSGWLSGVDPFKRRVAHATAELQRRDEER, encoded by the coding sequence GTGACGCTGCGCCGGGTCCCGCTCGCGGTCGGCCTGGCCGCGACGGCCGTCGGTGTCGGGCTCGCCGTACTCGGCGCGCCGCTGTTGCCCGCCGGAGCCGTCTCGGACCTCCCGATACTCGCCGCGGCCGTCTTCGCCGGCGGCGTCGCGCTGCTCGCGCTGCTCGTTCGCTCCCTCGACACCGAGCCCGAGGTAGCGCTCCCAGACACCGACAGCCAGTACGTGACGGTCCCCGGCGACGACATCGACGACGCGCTCGACGCCGGGGCGCGACGGGAAGCCGTCCGGCAACGCGTCGAAGCGGTGGCGGTCACCGTCCTCGAACGCGACGGGCTGTCGCCCGAGGAAGCGACGTCGGCGCTGCGCTCGGGCGCGTGGGCCGACAGCGGGCCGGCGCGAGAGCTGTTCGACGGGACGACGATATCGCTCCGGGCGCGGCTGTCCGGATGGCTCTCGGGGGTCGACCCGTTCAAGCGGCGGGTCGCGCACGCGACGGCCGAACTCCAGCGGCGCGACGAGGAGCGATGA
- a CDS encoding DUF58 domain-containing protein produces MSETHRTGRWFGLAGAALVAVGVGLVGQVPALVLLGGLGVTLSAYDRVAVPPAANVSIQRSLTPTEPALGERVTVALTVRNDGSRTIPDLRVADGVPDSVRVVEGSASLGTALRPGASTTVTYEITGGTDRCVFDPATVVVRDVVGVVARRTRVTAEPDTVTWERPAGSALLPLVPAVARRPGTVPVDEGGEGLSFYAVREHRSNDPLSRVDWNQYARTGDLRTVEFRREQSATVVVVVDARAAAALAPRPDAETAIERSTMAAVALVEGLPEDGHEVGVAAYSPEGAWLPPGTSAAHQRRARDLLRTDRAFAATAVTRTPDTAKLVAQLPAAANVVFLGPLCDDDSEAVVRRLAARGHPVTVLSPDPTATDTAGHRLARLERRERLRRLRAAGVTVHDWGATEPLARVTERAWRGGR; encoded by the coding sequence ATGAGCGAGACCCACCGCACCGGGCGCTGGTTCGGGCTGGCCGGGGCCGCGCTTGTCGCCGTCGGCGTCGGGCTGGTGGGGCAGGTCCCCGCGCTCGTGTTGCTGGGCGGGCTCGGCGTCACGCTGAGCGCGTACGACCGCGTCGCCGTCCCGCCGGCCGCCAACGTGTCGATACAGCGCTCTCTCACCCCGACGGAGCCGGCGCTTGGCGAGCGAGTGACCGTCGCCCTGACCGTCCGCAACGACGGCTCGCGGACGATTCCCGACCTCCGGGTCGCCGACGGCGTGCCCGACTCCGTTCGGGTGGTCGAGGGGTCGGCGTCGCTGGGGACGGCGCTGCGACCCGGCGCGTCGACGACGGTAACCTACGAGATTACCGGCGGGACCGACCGCTGCGTGTTCGACCCGGCGACGGTCGTCGTCAGGGACGTGGTCGGCGTGGTCGCGCGGCGGACCCGCGTCACGGCCGAGCCCGACACCGTCACCTGGGAGCGACCGGCGGGGTCGGCGCTGTTGCCGCTGGTCCCGGCGGTGGCCCGCCGCCCCGGGACGGTCCCCGTCGACGAGGGCGGCGAGGGACTGTCCTTCTACGCGGTCAGGGAGCACCGCTCGAACGACCCGCTCTCCCGAGTCGACTGGAACCAGTACGCCCGCACCGGCGACCTTCGGACCGTCGAGTTCCGCCGCGAGCAGTCCGCGACGGTGGTGGTCGTCGTCGACGCCAGGGCGGCCGCCGCGCTGGCCCCGCGGCCGGACGCCGAGACGGCCATCGAGCGGTCGACGATGGCCGCCGTCGCCCTCGTCGAGGGGCTCCCGGAGGACGGCCACGAGGTCGGCGTCGCGGCGTACTCGCCGGAGGGGGCGTGGCTCCCACCGGGGACGAGCGCCGCCCACCAGCGACGGGCTCGGGACCTGCTCAGGACCGACCGCGCCTTCGCCGCGACGGCGGTCACCCGGACGCCGGACACGGCGAAACTCGTCGCGCAGCTGCCGGCGGCGGCGAACGTCGTCTTCCTCGGCCCGCTGTGTGACGACGACAGCGAGGCGGTGGTCCGCCGGCTCGCCGCCCGCGGGCACCCGGTGACGGTCCTGAGTCCCGACCCGACGGCGACGGACACCGCGGGACACCGGCTGGCGCGGCTCGAACGCCGCGAACGACTCCGTCGGCTGCGGGCGGCCGGCGTCACCGTCCACGACTGGGGCGCGACGGAGCCGCTGGCACGGGTCACCGAGCGGGCCTGGCGAGGTGGCCGATGA
- a CDS encoding (Fe-S)-binding protein has product MSSILQTTTRPTFWRVGDVGKAVFYYLAALAVLVFLYGVYERVSRYARGSDDPFERLDDLPGRTLAAARLALSNRKQLDRDTVAGVMHAFVVWGFLTLLVGTTILGIDMDLYRPLTGESFFVGRFYLSYSFVMDAMGLLFVVGVGVALWRRYGRRLERLHDRHTAREDDLFLGALFVLGVGGYLTEGVRILGTSAVRDVSFETVSFVGWSVKELLAAAGMTPVMAAGAYPFVWWSHALVALWFVAWIPYAKPFHMLSSFANLVARDEKAGVRLPGVPSDAAPEDIGPSDIDDFSWKQLLDHDACTKCGRCSSVCPAKEAGRPLDPRNVILDLKRYREERDAGGEDVPIVADGGTSVIDAHTMESCMSCMACMDACPVDIEHVTQFTEMNRRLTEAGEMDEHVQDAMMNVFQHGNTFGDPERARPDWTEGLDFEVPDARDDPVEYLWYVGDYPSYDERNQKIARALARVFEAAGVDYGILYEAEQTDGNDVRRVGEEGLYEMLVEDNAAAITDCEFEAIVTTDPHAYNTFTNEYPEFEACGWGEDDVFHYTQVVADLAASGALGLSGTELDYTVTYHDPCHLGRYNGEFEAPRNLVRATGADLYEMPRNRDDSFCCGGGGGGLWMDFEEETKPSEERLREAIEDTEAGDAVEKFVVACPMCMTMYEDGRKTGGYEDDLDIVGVTELLAEAVGDAGT; this is encoded by the coding sequence ATGTCATCGATACTCCAGACGACCACGCGCCCGACGTTCTGGCGGGTCGGCGACGTGGGGAAGGCCGTCTTCTACTATCTGGCGGCGCTCGCTGTCCTCGTCTTCCTGTACGGCGTCTACGAGCGCGTCAGCCGCTACGCTCGGGGGAGCGACGACCCGTTCGAGCGGCTGGACGACCTGCCCGGCCGGACGCTCGCGGCGGCGCGACTCGCGCTCTCGAACCGGAAGCAACTGGACCGGGACACCGTCGCCGGCGTGATGCACGCCTTCGTCGTCTGGGGCTTCCTGACGCTGCTCGTCGGGACGACGATACTGGGCATCGACATGGACCTCTACCGGCCGCTGACCGGCGAGTCCTTCTTCGTCGGGCGGTTCTACCTCTCCTACTCGTTCGTGATGGACGCGATGGGGCTGCTGTTCGTCGTCGGCGTCGGCGTGGCGCTGTGGCGACGCTACGGCCGCCGGCTAGAGCGGCTCCACGACCGCCACACCGCCCGCGAGGACGACCTCTTTCTCGGCGCGCTGTTCGTGCTGGGCGTCGGCGGCTACCTCACCGAGGGCGTCCGCATCCTCGGCACGTCGGCGGTCCGGGACGTGTCCTTCGAGACGGTGAGCTTCGTCGGCTGGTCGGTCAAGGAACTGCTCGCCGCGGCTGGGATGACGCCCGTGATGGCGGCGGGCGCGTACCCGTTCGTCTGGTGGAGCCACGCGCTCGTGGCGCTGTGGTTCGTCGCCTGGATTCCCTACGCCAAGCCGTTCCACATGCTCTCCTCGTTCGCCAACCTCGTCGCCCGCGACGAGAAGGCGGGCGTCCGACTCCCGGGCGTGCCGAGCGACGCCGCCCCCGAGGACATCGGCCCCAGCGACATCGACGACTTCTCCTGGAAGCAGCTGCTCGACCACGACGCCTGCACGAAGTGCGGCCGGTGTTCGTCGGTCTGTCCCGCGAAGGAGGCGGGCCGACCGCTCGACCCGCGCAACGTCATCCTCGACCTGAAACGCTACCGCGAGGAGCGAGACGCCGGCGGCGAGGACGTGCCCATCGTCGCCGACGGGGGCACCTCGGTCATCGACGCCCACACCATGGAGTCCTGCATGTCTTGCATGGCCTGCATGGACGCCTGCCCGGTCGACATCGAACACGTCACGCAGTTCACCGAGATGAACCGCCGGCTGACCGAGGCCGGCGAGATGGACGAGCACGTCCAGGACGCGATGATGAACGTGTTCCAGCACGGCAACACCTTCGGCGACCCCGAGCGCGCCCGACCGGACTGGACCGAGGGCCTCGACTTCGAGGTGCCGGACGCCCGCGACGACCCGGTCGAGTACCTCTGGTACGTCGGCGACTACCCCAGCTACGACGAGCGCAATCAGAAGATAGCGCGTGCGCTGGCACGCGTCTTCGAGGCCGCCGGCGTCGACTACGGCATCCTCTACGAGGCCGAGCAGACCGACGGCAACGACGTGCGCCGCGTCGGTGAGGAGGGCCTCTACGAGATGCTCGTCGAGGACAACGCCGCCGCCATCACCGACTGTGAGTTCGAGGCAATCGTCACGACGGACCCCCACGCCTACAACACCTTCACGAACGAGTACCCCGAGTTCGAGGCCTGCGGGTGGGGCGAGGACGACGTGTTCCACTACACGCAGGTCGTCGCGGACCTCGCGGCGTCGGGCGCGCTCGGCCTCTCCGGCACCGAACTCGACTACACCGTCACCTACCACGACCCCTGCCACCTCGGGCGGTACAACGGCGAGTTTGAGGCCCCGCGGAACCTCGTCCGGGCGACCGGGGCCGACCTCTACGAGATGCCGCGCAACCGCGACGACTCGTTCTGCTGTGGCGGGGGCGGGGGCGGCCTCTGGATGGACTTCGAGGAGGAGACCAAACCGAGCGAGGAGCGCCTGCGCGAGGCCATAGAGGACACCGAGGCCGGCGACGCCGTCGAGAAGTTCGTCGTCGCCTGCCCGATGTGCATGACGATGTACGAGGACGGCCGCAAGACCGGCGGCTACGAGGACGACCTCGACATCGTCGGCGTGACGGAACTGCTGGCCGAGGCGGTCGGGGACGCCGGAACGTGA
- a CDS encoding sensor histidine kinase, translating into MFGIDDTGRFTFATDEFAALLDRTPDDLVGTPAAAVVAPEDRETLAAARAAVGDASDRVTRTCHVTLPQSDLPGPATIELATAGDGGVVGSLCRAAEASDPFRYLFDLIQDAAVGFEIVNYVPIVRTVNPSFVETFGYDRETIVGEPLNDYIVPGDRVEEAVNYDQRTAAGDINYAVVSRKTADGCREFIYRGVPYDTADGRRCGFAMYTDVTDSRRQKRRLRVLHRVLRHNLRNELSVVFGMSEYVRANAAESAVSLAASRALDAADRLAAVSEKARNVETALDGDTSQSVDAAAISRSVADCYPDAAVETALPETLPVTGGTAVYDAVDNLVENALEHTPDGTTVRIVAERADQDAFVRVLDDGPGIPAVERAVVFDDEDITNLQHGSGLGIWLARWVAEAAGGGIEYERTDGWTTVSLRLPVSDADDVLTLADAIGTEPTRR; encoded by the coding sequence ATGTTCGGCATCGACGACACTGGTCGGTTCACGTTCGCGACGGACGAGTTTGCCGCGCTGCTGGACCGGACGCCCGACGACCTGGTCGGCACGCCCGCCGCGGCGGTGGTCGCACCCGAAGACCGCGAGACGCTGGCCGCGGCCAGAGCGGCCGTCGGCGACGCGTCCGACCGGGTGACTCGAACCTGTCATGTCACGCTCCCGCAAAGCGACCTCCCCGGTCCGGCGACGATAGAGCTCGCGACCGCGGGAGACGGGGGCGTCGTCGGCTCGCTCTGTCGCGCGGCCGAGGCGTCCGACCCGTTCCGGTACCTGTTCGACCTCATCCAAGACGCGGCCGTCGGCTTCGAAATCGTCAATTACGTCCCGATTGTGCGCACGGTCAACCCCTCGTTCGTCGAAACCTTCGGATACGACCGCGAGACCATCGTCGGCGAACCGCTCAACGACTACATCGTCCCCGGCGACCGCGTCGAGGAGGCGGTCAACTACGACCAGCGGACCGCCGCCGGCGACATCAACTACGCCGTCGTCTCGCGGAAGACGGCCGACGGCTGCCGTGAGTTCATCTACCGCGGAGTCCCGTACGACACGGCCGACGGCCGGCGCTGCGGGTTCGCGATGTACACGGACGTGACCGACAGCAGGCGGCAAAAGCGGCGGCTCCGCGTGCTCCACCGCGTCCTGCGGCACAACCTCCGCAACGAACTCTCCGTCGTGTTCGGGATGTCCGAGTACGTCCGTGCGAACGCGGCCGAGTCGGCCGTCTCGCTGGCCGCGTCCCGCGCTCTCGACGCGGCCGACCGCCTCGCCGCCGTCAGCGAGAAGGCCCGCAACGTCGAGACCGCGCTCGACGGCGACACCAGCCAGTCGGTCGACGCCGCGGCTATCTCCCGGTCCGTCGCCGACTGCTACCCCGACGCGGCGGTCGAGACGGCCCTGCCGGAGACGCTCCCGGTCACCGGCGGGACGGCCGTCTACGACGCCGTCGACAACCTCGTCGAGAACGCGCTCGAACACACGCCCGACGGGACGACCGTCCGCATCGTGGCCGAGCGGGCCGACCAGGACGCGTTCGTCCGTGTTCTCGACGACGGCCCCGGCATCCCGGCCGTCGAACGGGCCGTCGTCTTCGACGACGAGGACATCACCAACCTCCAGCACGGGAGCGGGCTCGGCATCTGGCTCGCCCGGTGGGTCGCCGAGGCGGCCGGCGGCGGCATCGAGTACGAGCGGACCGACGGGTGGACGACCGTCTCGCTCAGACTTCCGGTCTCCGACGCCGACGACGTGCTCACGCTGGCCGACGCCATCGGTACCGAACCGACGCGGCGGTGA